In one window of Mauremys reevesii isolate NIE-2019 linkage group 22, ASM1616193v1, whole genome shotgun sequence DNA:
- the LOC120388676 gene encoding cdc42 effector protein 2-like: MPAKTPIYLKTLTPKRGRRLRLRDVLSSDMISPPLGDFRHSAHVGPEGEGDMFGELSFLQGKYDLLPGLGRRLASQSAQAVGHEPARGPAASGYRSLLKSAVSLPVFSGAPSPEQAPPKPPRLHLEELPSSQRSMSVSCGEGLAFSSISHYDQLPSSVSFSATSSEGSFPGPWGLGYGARAGADTQEPPYSPGASVPRSESLLGLDLDLGPSILDDVLRIMEEYKLPGAKAV; this comes from the coding sequence ATGCCAGCCAAGACCCCCATCTACCTGAAGACCTTGACGCCGAAGCGGGGCCGGCGGCTGCGGCTGCGGGACGTGCTGTCGAGTGATATGATCAGCCCGCCGCTGGGGGACTTCCGGCACAGCGCCCACGTCGGGCCGGAGGGCGAGGGCGACATGTTCGGGGAACTCTCCTTCCTGCAGGGCAAGTACGACCTGCTGCCCGGCCTGGGCCGGCGCCTGGCCTCGCAGAGCGCCCAGGCCGTGGGCCACGAGCCGGCCCGGGGCCCCGCCGCCAGCGGCTACCGCAGCCTGCTCAAGAGCGCCGTCTCCCTGCCCGTCTTCAGCGGGGCGCCGAGCCCGGAGCAGGCGCCCCCCAAGCCGCCccggctgcacctggaggagctGCCCAGCAGCCAGCGCTCCATGTCCGTCAGCTGCGGCGAGGGCCTGGCCTTCTCCTCCATCTCCCACTACGACCAGCTGCCCTCCTCCGTCTCCTTCTCCGCCACCTCCTCCGAGGGCTCCTTCCCGGGCCCCTGGGGCCTGGGCTACGGCGCCCGGGCCGGCGCGGACACCCAGGAGCCCCCGTACTCCCCTGGGGCCTCTGTCCCGCGCTCCGAGTCCCTGCTGGGCCTGGACCTGGACCTGGGCCCCTCCATCCTGGACGACGTGTTGCGGATCATGGAGGAGTACAAGCTGCCCGGAGCCAAGGCCGTATAG